A genomic window from Quercus lobata isolate SW786 chromosome 10, ValleyOak3.0 Primary Assembly, whole genome shotgun sequence includes:
- the LOC115965904 gene encoding proline-rich protein 36-like isoform X1, giving the protein MVGSIDTNTSTTSSTPISHSPPSPSSPPPPPVAFVKDPCAACNIFRRTCAEKCPLAPYFPCTEPAKVTTAHRSFGASNTINFFQPTPSLTVINSKSLDEPSVHLASSQAVPNLDSLGENSGQIDLDLLGNTSVQPPPSQTVIDPELLGETSVQPSPSQTVIDPNSLRETSVQINLDSLREALAQPLSSQTIIDLDSPRENLVQIDLNLQGNASVQPPPSQTIINPKSLEETSVQPPPSQTIINPNSLRETSVQIDSNALGETSAQPLTSQTIIDLDSLGENSVQINPDLLGYTSVQLPPSQTVIDPKSLEETSMQPPPSQTIIDLDSLEEASVQPLPSQTINGPDSLGETSLQINPNLLGDTLVQPPPSQTIDPDSLRETSVQINPNLLGYTLVQPSQTVDPNSLEETSMQPPLSQTVIDPNSLGETSLHIGSDSLGETSVQPPPSQTVINLDTLGEASVEITPDSFGGTSIQPPPSQPIVDPKSPPINSDIDKKNIAWQNIVLTFCFTTAIGIAIQSTEMNSQFPPSFHWLSLANVLTFSALFVAKFVGKISPTAVKVLEQGAILLAATIFFLATTISLTQHFKYVTWAIYVVTMIVVFICIQLCK; this is encoded by the exons ATGGTGGGCAGTATTGATACAAACACTTCTACCACTTCATCAACCCCAATCTCTCATTCCCCTCCATCACCATcttcacctcctcctcctccagtAGCTTTTGTGAAAGACCCTTGTGCGGCCTGCAATATTTTCAGGCGTACATGTGCAGAGAAATGCCCGTTGGCTCCCTACTTTCCATGCACTGAGCCAGCCAAGGTTACCACGGCTCATAGAAGTTTTGGTGCTAGCAATACCATCAACTTCTTCCAG cCAACACCTTCACTAACCGTCATCAACTCAAAATCACTAGATGAGCCTTCAGTGCATTTAGCATCTTCACAAGCAGTCCCCAACCTAGATTCACTAGGAGAGAATTCAGGGCAGATTGACCTAGATTTACTGGGAAATACTTCAGTGCAGCCACCACCTTCACAAACCGTAATCGACCCAGAGTTATTAGGAGAGACTTCAGTTCAACCTTCACCTTCACAAACAGTCATCGACCCAAATTCACTAAGAGAGACTTCAGTGCAGATTAACCTAGATTCACTAAGAGAGGCTTTAGCTCAGCCACTATCTTCACAAACCATCATTGATCTAGATTCACCAAGAGAGAATTTAGTGCAGATTGACCTAAATTTACAAGGAAATGCTTCAGTTCAACCACCACCTTCACAAACTATCATCAACCCAAAGTCACTAGAAGAGACTTCAGTGCAACCACCACCTTCACAAACAATCATCAACCCAAATTCACTAAGAGAGACTTCAGTGCAAATCGACTCAAATGCACTAGGAGAGACTTCAGCTCAGCCACTAACTTCACAAACCATCATTGATCTAGATTCACTAGGAGAGAATTCAGTGCAGATCAACCCAGATTTACTAGGATATACTTCAGTGCAGCTGCCACCTTCACAAACCGTCATCGACCCAAAGTCACTAGAAGAAACTTCAATGCAACCACCACCTTCACAAACAATCATCGACCTAGATTCACTAGAAGAGGCTTCAGTTCAGCCACTACCTTCACAAACCATCAATGGCCCAGATTCACTAGGAGAGACTTCATTGCAAATCAACCCGAATTTACTAGGAGATACATTAGTGCAACCACCACCTTCACAAACCATAGACCCAGATTCACTAAGAGAGACTTCAGTGCAAATCAACCCAAATTTATTAGGGTATACTTTAGTGCAGCCTTCACAAACTGTCGACCCAAATTCACTAGAAGAGACTTCAATGCAACCACCACTTTCACAAACCGTCATTGACCCAAATTCACTAGGAGAGACTTCACTACATATTGGCTCAGATTCACTAGGAGAGACTTCAGTGCAACCACCACCTTCACAAACTGTCATAAACCTGGATACACTTGGAGAGGCTTCAGTGGAGATCACCCCAGATTCATTTGGAGGGACTTCAATACAGCCACCACCTTCACAACCCATTGTGGACCCAAAATCACCCCCAATTAATTCAGATATTGATAAAAAGAATATAGCATGGCAAAACATAGTCCTGACGTTTTGCTTCACAACAGCCATCGGAATAGCAATCCAGTCCACAGAAATGAACTCCCAATTTCCTCCATCTTTTCATTGGCTTTCTCTAGCAAATGTCCTCACTTTCTCTGCTCTCTTTGTTGCCAAATTTGTTGGCAAAATTTCTCCCACCGCTGTGAAAGTACTAGAACAAGGGGCAATCCTTTTGGCTGCCACAATATTCTTCCTTGCGACTACGATTTCCTTGACACAGCATTTCAAGTACGTCACTTGGGCTATCTATGTTGTCACAATGATAGTTGTTTTCATATGCATACAATTATGTAAATAA
- the LOC115965904 gene encoding proline-rich protein 36-like isoform X2 codes for MPRTSAPQPTPSLTVINSKSLDEPSVHLASSQAVPNLDSLGENSGQIDLDLLGNTSVQPPPSQTVIDPELLGETSVQPSPSQTVIDPNSLRETSVQINLDSLREALAQPLSSQTIIDLDSPRENLVQIDLNLQGNASVQPPPSQTIINPKSLEETSVQPPPSQTIINPNSLRETSVQIDSNALGETSAQPLTSQTIIDLDSLGENSVQINPDLLGYTSVQLPPSQTVIDPKSLEETSMQPPPSQTIIDLDSLEEASVQPLPSQTINGPDSLGETSLQINPNLLGDTLVQPPPSQTIDPDSLRETSVQINPNLLGYTLVQPSQTVDPNSLEETSMQPPLSQTVIDPNSLGETSLHIGSDSLGETSVQPPPSQTVINLDTLGEASVEITPDSFGGTSIQPPPSQPIVDPKSPPINSDIDKKNIAWQNIVLTFCFTTAIGIAIQSTEMNSQFPPSFHWLSLANVLTFSALFVAKFVGKISPTAVKVLEQGAILLAATIFFLATTISLTQHFKYVTWAIYVVTMIVVFICIQLCK; via the exons ATGCCTCGTACTTCTGCCCCTCAG cCAACACCTTCACTAACCGTCATCAACTCAAAATCACTAGATGAGCCTTCAGTGCATTTAGCATCTTCACAAGCAGTCCCCAACCTAGATTCACTAGGAGAGAATTCAGGGCAGATTGACCTAGATTTACTGGGAAATACTTCAGTGCAGCCACCACCTTCACAAACCGTAATCGACCCAGAGTTATTAGGAGAGACTTCAGTTCAACCTTCACCTTCACAAACAGTCATCGACCCAAATTCACTAAGAGAGACTTCAGTGCAGATTAACCTAGATTCACTAAGAGAGGCTTTAGCTCAGCCACTATCTTCACAAACCATCATTGATCTAGATTCACCAAGAGAGAATTTAGTGCAGATTGACCTAAATTTACAAGGAAATGCTTCAGTTCAACCACCACCTTCACAAACTATCATCAACCCAAAGTCACTAGAAGAGACTTCAGTGCAACCACCACCTTCACAAACAATCATCAACCCAAATTCACTAAGAGAGACTTCAGTGCAAATCGACTCAAATGCACTAGGAGAGACTTCAGCTCAGCCACTAACTTCACAAACCATCATTGATCTAGATTCACTAGGAGAGAATTCAGTGCAGATCAACCCAGATTTACTAGGATATACTTCAGTGCAGCTGCCACCTTCACAAACCGTCATCGACCCAAAGTCACTAGAAGAAACTTCAATGCAACCACCACCTTCACAAACAATCATCGACCTAGATTCACTAGAAGAGGCTTCAGTTCAGCCACTACCTTCACAAACCATCAATGGCCCAGATTCACTAGGAGAGACTTCATTGCAAATCAACCCGAATTTACTAGGAGATACATTAGTGCAACCACCACCTTCACAAACCATAGACCCAGATTCACTAAGAGAGACTTCAGTGCAAATCAACCCAAATTTATTAGGGTATACTTTAGTGCAGCCTTCACAAACTGTCGACCCAAATTCACTAGAAGAGACTTCAATGCAACCACCACTTTCACAAACCGTCATTGACCCAAATTCACTAGGAGAGACTTCACTACATATTGGCTCAGATTCACTAGGAGAGACTTCAGTGCAACCACCACCTTCACAAACTGTCATAAACCTGGATACACTTGGAGAGGCTTCAGTGGAGATCACCCCAGATTCATTTGGAGGGACTTCAATACAGCCACCACCTTCACAACCCATTGTGGACCCAAAATCACCCCCAATTAATTCAGATATTGATAAAAAGAATATAGCATGGCAAAACATAGTCCTGACGTTTTGCTTCACAACAGCCATCGGAATAGCAATCCAGTCCACAGAAATGAACTCCCAATTTCCTCCATCTTTTCATTGGCTTTCTCTAGCAAATGTCCTCACTTTCTCTGCTCTCTTTGTTGCCAAATTTGTTGGCAAAATTTCTCCCACCGCTGTGAAAGTACTAGAACAAGGGGCAATCCTTTTGGCTGCCACAATATTCTTCCTTGCGACTACGATTTCCTTGACACAGCATTTCAAGTACGTCACTTGGGCTATCTATGTTGTCACAATGATAGTTGTTTTCATATGCATACAATTATGTAAATAA